One segment of Primulina tabacum isolate GXHZ01 chromosome 6, ASM2559414v2, whole genome shotgun sequence DNA contains the following:
- the LOC142548942 gene encoding receptor-like protein kinase HSL1, giving the protein MLRCHFLLLLLLLAPHFVICLRQEVLYLHQAKLGFDDPDGVLSNWDPNASSPCEWHGVVCDSATGSVTSLDLSSSNISGPFPSVVCLLEDLKFISLYDNFVNSTIPEDGLAACQSLEHLDLAQNYLTGALPAKISDLPLLKYLDLSGNNFSGNIPEGFGRFQKLEVLSLVENLLGGTIPPILGNVSTLKQLNLSYNSFSPGRIPPELGNLTSLEVLWLTETNLMGEIPDSLGQLGRLKDLDLAYNFLTGSVPSSFTELKSLVQLEIYNNSLTGKLPSVGWLNMVSLRRLDASMNGLTGPIPVDLCGLPLESLNLYQNRFQGELPDIIANSPNLYELRLFQNQLYGKLPSNLGKSSPLRWIDVSTNGFSGQIPETLCAKGALEEVLMIQNSFSGQIPATLAQCRSLLRVRLGHNDFSGEVPEGFWGLPYVSLFELVGNSFSGGIAKTIAGASNLSQLILSGNDFSGVLPEEIGFLGNLLEFSAADNKFSGSLPSSIVNLGQLVKLDLHDNKFSGKIPDGIHSWKKINELNLADNDFSGVIPEEIGDLAVLNYLDLSGNQFSGRIPIVLQNLKLNRLNLSDNHLFGDIPPLYAKEIYKDSFLGNPGLCGDIDGLCNGGTDVKKLGNLWLLRSIFIFVGLVLTLGVIWFYLKYRKFKNAKRSIDRSKWTLMSFHKLGFNDSEILDSLDEDNVIGSGSSGKVYKVVLRNGEAVAVKKLWLRSKSADSSSDVEKGNYQDDGFDAEVETLGKIRHKNIVKLWCCCTTKDCKLLIYEYMPNGSLGDLLHSSKSGLLDWPMRFKIAIDVAEGLSYLHHDCVPPIVHRDVKSNNILLDVNYGARVADFGVAKVVGANEKGTTSMSVIAGSCGYIAPEYAYTLRVNEKSDIYSFGVVILELVTGKLPIDPAFGEKDLVKWVCTTLHQKGGDQVLDPKIDSCFKDEICRVLNIGLLCTSPLPINRPSMRRVVKMLQEIGDIKVPKNTGKEGKLTPYYYEDVSDQGSVA; this is encoded by the exons ATGCTCCGCTGCCACtttctcctcctcctcctcctcctggCACCGCATTTTGTTATTTGTTTAAGACAAGAAGTTCTATATCTCCACCAGGCAAAGCTCGGTTTCGACGACCCAGACGGGGTTCTCTCCAACTGGGATCCTAACGCCAGCTCGCCGTGCGAGTGGCATGGAGTCGTCTGCGACTCAGCTACTGGCTCAGTCACCTCGCTAGACCTCTCGAGCTCTAACATTTCCGGCCCATTCCCTTCCGTTGTCTGTCTTCTCGaggatttgaaatttatttcatTGTATGACAACTTCGTTAACTCCACCATACCTGAAGATGGCCTCGCCGCGTGTCAGTCATTGGAGCACCTCGACTTGGCGCAGAACTATTTGACCGGCGCACTACCGGCGAAGATATCTGATCTGCCATTGTTAAAGTACCTGGATTTGTCTGGTAATAACTTTTCCGGAAATATCCCTGAGGGTTTCGGAAGGTTTCAGAAACTCGAGGTGCTTTCATTGGTTGAGAATCTGCTGGGAGGGACAATTCCGCCGATTCTTGGAAATGTTTCGACATTGAAGCAATTGAATTTGTCCTACAACTCATTTTCCCCGGGTCGGATTCCACCAGAGCTCGGGAATTTGACAAGCTTGGAGGTTCTCTGGTTGACGGAGACAAACTTGATGGGCGAAATACCGGATTCACTTGGTCAACTCGGAAGACTCAAGGATTTGGATCTTGCGTATAATTTTCTAACCGGTTCAGTTCCGAGTTCGTTCACTGAATTGAAGAGTCTGGTACAGTTGGAGATTTATAACAACTCGCTTACCGGGAAACTTCCCAGTGTAGGCTGGTTAAACATGGTGTCTTTACGGCGGCTGGATGCATCGATGAATGGGTTGACTGGGCCGATCCCTGTGGACTTGTGCGGGTTGCCACTCGAGTCACTTAACCTTTACCAGAACAGATTCCAGGGTGAACTACCGGATATCATTGCTAATTCTCCTAATCTGTACGAGTTAAGGCTTTTTCAGAATCAGTTGTATGGAAAATTGCCTTCCAATCTTGGCAAAAGCTCGCCTCTGCGGTGGATTGATGTCTCGACCAACGGATTTTCTGGTCAGATCCCAGAAACTTTGTGTGCAAAGGGGGCTCTTGAAGAGGTATTGATGATCCAGAATTCTTTTTCCGGCCAAATCCCAGCAACACTAGCCCAATGCCGGAGCTTGTTGCGTGTAAGACTAGGCCACAACGACTTTTCCGGTGAGGTACCTGAGGGATTCTGGGGGCTCCCATATGTTTCATTGTTTGAGCTCGTAGGAAATTCATTTTCTGGTGGAATTGCAAAAACTATTGCAGGTGCATCTAATTTATCTCAGTTGATTTTGTCCGGTAATGATTTTTCGGGTGTTTTACCTGAAGAGATCGGTTTTTTGGGTAATTTATTGGAGTTTTCGGCTGCTGATAATAAATTTTCGGGCTCTTTACCGAGCAGCATCGTGAATCTTGGGCAATTAGTAAAGCTTGATCTTCATGACAATAAATTTAGTGGTAAGATCCCAGATGGTATCCATTCTTGGAAGAAGATAAATGAGTTGAATCTGGCAGATAATGACTTTTCCGGGGTTATCCCGGAAGAAATAGGAGATTTAGCTGTTTTAAATTATCTTGATTTATCAGGCAATCAATTTTCAGGACGAATCCCCATTGTGTTACAGAACTTAAAACTTAATAGGCTAAATTTATCGGACAATCATCTCTTTGGTGATATTCCACCATTATATGCGAAGGAGATATATAAAGACAGCTTTTTGGGAAATCCAGGACTGTGTGGAGACATTGATGGTTTGTGTAATGGGGGAACCGACGTCAAAAAATTGGGTAATTTATGGTTGTTAAGATCAATCTTTATCTTTGTCGGATTGGTTCTTACACTCGGTGTGATATGGTTCTACTTGAAATACAGAAAATTCAAGAATGCTAAAAGGTCCATCGATAGATCAAAATGGACTCTAATGTCTTTTCATAAGCTGGGATTCAACGACAGTGAGATATTAGATTCTCTGGACGAGGATAACGTGATTGGGAGTGGGTCGTCTGGCAAGGTTTACAAGGTGGTTCTGAGAAACGGTGAAGCTGTTGCAGTGAAGAAGCTGTGGCTGAGGTCGAAATCTGCAGATTCAAGTAGCGATGTGGAGAAGGGTAACTATCAAGATGATGGTTTTGATGCCGAGGTCGAGACATTGGGGAAGATTAGACATAAGAATATTGTGAAATTGTGGTGTTGTTGCACCACGAAGGATTGCAAGCTTTTGATTTATGAATACATGCCTAATGGTAGCCTAGGCGATTTACTTCATAGCTCAAAAAGTGGCTTGCTAGATTGGCCAATGAGGTTTAAGATTGCCATTGATGTGGCGGAGGGGCTATCATATTTGCATCATGATTGTGTTCCTCCGATTGTACATAGGGATGTGAAGTCCAATAACATACTGTTGGATGTGAATTATGGTGCTCGGGTTGCAGATTTTGGTGTCGCTAAAGTTGTTGGCGCCAATGAGAAAGGCACCACATCCATGTCGGTTATCGCTGGGTCGTGTGGGTATATTGCACCGG AATATGCTTACACACTTCGGGTGAATGAAAAGAGTGACATCTACAGTTTTGGTGTTGTTATTCTCGAATTGGTCACTGGGAAGCTCCCAATAGATCCCGCATTTGGCGAAAAAGATTTGGTCAAATGGGTTTGCACCACATTGCATCAAAAGGGCGGTGATCAAGTACTCGACCCAAAAATTGATTCTTGTTTTAAGGATGAAATATGCAGAGTCTTGAATATAGGCCTCCTATGTACCAGCCCTCTTCCTATTAATCGGCCATCTATGAGACGTGTCGTCAAAATGTTACAAGAGATAGGCGACATAAAAGTGCCTAAAAACACCGGGAAAGAAGGGAAATTAACACCTTATTACTATGAAGATGTCTCTGATCAAGGAAGTGTTGCCTGA